ATACTTTGCTTGCTGCAAAGGACAGATCATGGGCAGAGCTTTATGAGGCCATTCAGCTCGCCAATTTTGGCAGGGCGAAAACATGCCGCGGTGACGACTTCAACAAGGATCTTGTAGACAAGGCAGCGAAGCTACGCGACAAGGCAAAGAAAATCGTCCAGGATCTGAGAGCGGAATTATTTTCACGCAGACCTGAGAGCTTCCTGAAGGACATGCAGGAAATGAAGCCTTTGGTTTCTGTCCTGATCGAACTTGTAAAAGAATTCTCCCGCAGGTTTGGAGAAGTGAAACAGGAACGGGGCCTCGTCGATTTTTCTGATCTTGAGCATTATACACTTGATATCCTGACAGCCAATATAGATGTGGGAGAAGTGGCACTACCGGGAAAAACTGCACCTTCAGAGGCAGCACTCGCTTATCGCCAGAAATTCAAAGAAGTTCTTGTGGATGAATACCAGGACACGAACATGGTGCAGGAAGCGATCCTCCAGCTTGTGACAGCTGAAGGGGAAGAATCAGGCAACCTGTTCATGGTTGGCGATGTAAAGCAATCCATCTACAAGTTCCGTCTTGCTGAGCCTAATTTGTTCCTGGGAAAGTACACCAGGTTCACATCCAGCGGAGAAGGAACTGGGCTGAAAATAGACTTGGCCAAGAACTTCCGGAGCCGCAGGGAGGTCCTTGACGGGACGAATTATTTATTCAAGCAGATCATGGGAATCAAGGTTGGCGAGATTGATTACGATGAAAATGCCGAGCTGAAACCAGGAGCTCCTTATCCTGAGGATGACGAGTTCCCTGTGGAGCTGCTTTTGATTGATAAAAGCGAGGGTGAATCCACGGAAACAGAACCCGGGGATGAAGCGGCAGAAGGTGAATTCGACGCGGATGACCTTGAACAATCACAGCTCGAAGCAAGGCTGATGGCCAAGCATATTAAGGATATGGTAGAAGAACGGCGGGGCGTTTACAATCCGAAGACAAAGACATCGAAGCCCGTCAATTACCGTGATATCGTCATTCTCCTCCGCTCCATGACATGGGCGCCGCAAATCATGGAGGAGTTCAAACAGCAAGGCATCCCGATTTACGCGAATCTGTCCACAGGGTATTTCCAGGCAACAGAGGTGGCGGTCATGCTTTCATTGTTAAAAGTGATCGACAATCCTTATCAGGATATTCCGCTTGCTGCTGTCCTGAGGTCCCCTATTGTCGGACTGGACGAAGAAAAGCTTGCCATCATCAGGGTCAGCCAGAAACGAGGTTCTTTCTATGAGGCGTTGACAGCTTTCTGCGTTCAAAAGCCGGTTCCTGAAAATGAAGCATTGCATGAGAAGACAAGCCGTTTCTTTGAAAGCTTAAAGAAATGGAGAACTTCGGCCAGACAGGGTTCCGTATCAGACTTGATCTGGCAATTGTACCGGGAAACCCGTTTCTTCGATTTTGCCGGTGGGATGCCAGGTGGCAAGCAGCGTCAGGCAAACCTGCGAGCGCTCTATGATCGCGCGAGACAATATGAGGCAACAAGCTTCCGTGGCCTGTTCCGCTTTTTGCGCTTCATTGAGCGCATGAGGGAACGGGGCGATGACCTTGGTGCTGCAAGAGCTCTTGGGGAGCAGGAAGACGTGGTCAGGATCATGACGATCCATAGCAGCAAGGGACTTGAGTTTCCGGTTGTCTTCGTTGCAGGGCTTGCCCGGAATTTCAATACGATGGACCTGAAAAAATTCTATATGCTCGATAAAGAATTTGGCTTCGCGGCAAAATATATCAATCCTGAGAAGCGGATTTCCTTCCCATCCTTGCCGCAGTTGGCCTTTAGGCGCAAGAAGAAGATGGAAATGCTGGCAGAGGAAATGCGTGTATTATATGTTGCCTTGACACGGGCAAAGGAAAAGCTCTATTTGATTGGATCGGTCAAGGATGCAGAAAAGACGATCAGCAAGTGGCAGGACGAGGCAAGCCATCCTGAGTGGCTGCTGGATGAATATTCAAGAGCTTCTGCTTCGGGTTATATCGACTGGATCGGACCGGCGGTGATCCGCCACCGGGATTGTGACTATATCCGGAAAAGTGGAGATAGCCTTCATCCGGCAATGGGTGAGGATATTATAAACCATCCTTCCCGCTGGAAAATCGAAAGCATTAAAGCGGAGGAAATCGCTTCATATGCAGATGAACAAACCGAAGAGCACGAAAGCTTGATGGACCTTGTTGCAGCAGGGAAGCCCGTAAACAGAGACTCAGAATTAGCAGAGATAGTGAACAGGCAGCTTTCATGGAATTATCATTTCAAAGAAGCAGCAAACCACCGGTCAAAGCAGTCCGTTACTGAGTTGAAACGCAACCACGAAACAAGGGATGAAGAAAGCGGAACACAGATTGTCAGGAGGTTTTCAAAACCA
The window above is part of the Mesobacillus jeotgali genome. Proteins encoded here:
- the addA gene encoding helicase-exonuclease AddAB subunit AddA translates to MNIPPVPEGATWTEDQWKAIMASGQDILVAAAAGSGKTAVLVERIIKKITSESNPMDVDELLVVTFTNASAAEMRHRIGEALEKAIDSNPASTHLKKQLSLLNRASISTLHSFCLEVIRKYYYLIDVDPGFRIADETEGQLLRDEVIEDLFEEEYGKADNQPFFNLVDAFTNDRSDEGLKDIIVDLFDFARSNPSPDAYLDSIVSMYDAADSATMEDLPFMKVLVADIELQLQGAKQLLEKAMEIARMPGGPAPRAVNFTEDMHVIDTLLAAKDRSWAELYEAIQLANFGRAKTCRGDDFNKDLVDKAAKLRDKAKKIVQDLRAELFSRRPESFLKDMQEMKPLVSVLIELVKEFSRRFGEVKQERGLVDFSDLEHYTLDILTANIDVGEVALPGKTAPSEAALAYRQKFKEVLVDEYQDTNMVQEAILQLVTAEGEESGNLFMVGDVKQSIYKFRLAEPNLFLGKYTRFTSSGEGTGLKIDLAKNFRSRREVLDGTNYLFKQIMGIKVGEIDYDENAELKPGAPYPEDDEFPVELLLIDKSEGESTETEPGDEAAEGEFDADDLEQSQLEARLMAKHIKDMVEERRGVYNPKTKTSKPVNYRDIVILLRSMTWAPQIMEEFKQQGIPIYANLSTGYFQATEVAVMLSLLKVIDNPYQDIPLAAVLRSPIVGLDEEKLAIIRVSQKRGSFYEALTAFCVQKPVPENEALHEKTSRFFESLKKWRTSARQGSVSDLIWQLYRETRFFDFAGGMPGGKQRQANLRALYDRARQYEATSFRGLFRFLRFIERMRERGDDLGAARALGEQEDVVRIMTIHSSKGLEFPVVFVAGLARNFNTMDLKKFYMLDKEFGFAAKYINPEKRISFPSLPQLAFRRKKKMEMLAEEMRVLYVALTRAKEKLYLIGSVKDAEKTISKWQDEASHPEWLLDEYSRASASGYIDWIGPAVIRHRDCDYIRKSGDSLHPAMGEDIINHPSRWKIESIKAEEIASYADEQTEEHESLMDLVAAGKPVNRDSELAEIVNRQLSWNYHFKEAANHRSKQSVTELKRNHETRDEESGTQIVRRFSKPILNRPRFMQEKKLTPAERGTAMHMVMQHINLNQPVTEASLDLQLEEMVEKELLFPEQRDAVDKKWILAFFETDIGKRLVSAEKVSREVPFYLSLPSKEVYPDWQGENEPIFIQGVVDCIFQDEKGTVLLDFKTDGIHDRYKGGFEQAKPILEERYRIQISLYAKAIEQVWKQPVEEKYLYFFDGGHLLELD